The DNA window ATTCATCATTAGGAAATCCTTGGAGGAACACGTTCCACCGCTTTTCCTTGGACAATTTCAGTCTGGAACAATATTTACTCTGCCCTGCTGAGATTCTCGGCTCTCGACTTGGCTCGCCCATACTCCTGCAATTAAAAGGACATCGATGGGCTGCCCTCTGGCCTCCTTGTTTCAATTACAAAGTGGCTTTCACTTCTAATTGAATCGTGAGCTTGCCTCAATTCCGGGTCATACTTTATTCCACCTCGGCACTCTACTTTGTTTGCTCTTGGCTTTTCCAGAAGGCATCTTTAATGGCTGGCAAGGGTTAACGAACTGAGTCTCgattaatgttttatttgaaGTGATGAAGTACTTTCCTCTTACCAAAGGCAACTTCTAACCAAGCCTTATCTAAACTATGAGATGTCAgagtatttttaaaaacttacCAAAAACCGTACCTCAATTACAAAGTATATGATCAATATTTAATGTGCGAAAAGGGACGATTTATTGATTTAGGGTCAATTGATTCTTCGATGGTACTCAATATCATTTTAATAGTGCACCACAAAAACATGAACCaaacatacatttttcattCGATAAAAATCTGTTTCGGCAGCCAAACGTTTTTGTTAAACAAGCTGCTCCCCAATGAACAAATCggtaacaaaaattaattgtcTGTACAAATTAGCCCCGAGAACAAAAATAACCATTCCTTCTCATTCCACTCGACAAAGCATTTGCaatcattttccatttacagggacaacaaaagcaaatgtcGCTCGTTATTTTTAATCAGCCATCAAAATATATGGCTGAAAATTTGTCTACCCAACTGGGCAGCTGGCCAGTGGGCAGGTGTTTTGGCCTGGCCCACTTCCCACTTCCATTACCAGTCCGCATTACAGGTCCATTATAATGTGCGCCGCGAAATATTTTACGCGAATTTAATAAACCCTGGGAATTGGGCAGGAACATTAAAGCTAATGGAACATTTCGGCCTGCAGCTGATGTGGGATAAGCTAGTTACTCGCATTTGGGCATCTGTCGATTGTGAAGGTCTGTATTCTCGTATAGTGTGCATATTCAATGGCGGCGACTCAGACTCTATAATGTgatgtgtatataaaatatatggaAACTGCGGGGCATGACTTCTCTATCGGAGCTCCATCATTGATTTATGGCTACTGAAATACATTTTCCTatgctgtgataaaaaagAAGTCAGTCTGCTTGTGTTCCGCCTAATCAGGACCTCCTTTGAACCGAAAACAGGAGCACTAACGAGCTGCCTTCAACTATAGTAATTACACAAGTCTACAAGAATTTAATCCACTTATAACATTacaataactttattttgtataaaaatgcattgaacTGCGTGTACACTAATGTCTTGACCGCAACTGTAAGGACATTCAGGATCCCTCTTTGCCAGCGCGAAAATCATAACACACTTTTAGGTCACGACATAATTCAAATAGCCAGATTATTGGTCGTCcttcgctgttgttgttgttgcttttgttgcttttgggGGGAAAGCACTTAGTGGCCATTCAATCAACGAGCCACTAAGCGAAGAAAGTGGACCCTGCGATGGGCGAAGGCTCCCCACTGGAAAGTGTTCGAGTGGAACatcaaatttgcataatattcTTTTATGGCTTATGTCTTGTGGTCGCGAAACTTGAGCCGCCCAAAGGTTCGACATCTGGGGGCTTTTGCGGAGGGAGTTGGGAGGGGGTGTTGTTTGAGGGTTCGTTGGCTGGCATTTATTGAGTGGCTTTTAATCCCCGGCATATTTCAATTAGTGTcaactttttgattttatgtAAACACATGCGAAAGCAGAGCAACTTTACAGCCCATCGTTTTCCCCACCCAATTGGTTACTGCCATAATCACTGTATCCCcccaatcacacacacacacacaccctcCGCCAGTGGgtaacacatacatatgcatgagTGTTGGTCACGCAATCCTGCGGTTGTGGCAGGATATGTGATTTGTGCGCAAAGGTGGTTGTGCCACGCTGCGTTTGAGTGCTTCTTGTGAACTTGAAGACTGCTAATGCCGTTGGTGAGCAGTTTCTATAAGGTATACaactttaataaaaatatagagGTAAGATTGGTATacaactttaaaaaaatatagagCTAAGACTGGTATAAAACTTCAATAAAATATAGAGTAAAGCTTTCCGTGCTGGTACTACATTTCAGTGTAAGATCTCAAATGCCGTGGTCTTTGCTTAGTTTAAAAGTTACTAAAAcccttttaaatattaattcgGATATTCAACAAACTGAAACTACAGTCAAAGCATCAATCAAAcggcattttaaaatgcacaGTGCGATAGACGACGTGTCAGATATGTGGAGTGAGTTCCACCAATGTTCCACCAGCATACATACATCTAAAGAAACCCATTTAAATAATGGACTAAATCCAAAGAGCTTAAACTATTCTTTATTATCTTGGAGACTTAGAGGATTCAAGAAGAAACCTTCGTGACAAAGCCGCAGTCTGAACGGACAACTATTTCATTATGGggtgcaaatatttgcccagGTCCCTCGTTTCCCTCGGCAGTGGAATAAATATTCATCCGTGGCAGGGGCAAAGTGTGATGGACAAACCCCTTTTGCAATCAACTCAAACTGCTGACAAGTAATGTGGGAAAAATCTCCGACTACTGGCATCTCTCGGGGATTCCATATCAAAGGTGTTTCATTACAGTGAGTAAACGACATGGCATCTGATGATACCAGATACCGCATACTGTCCCTTTACCCATTGCAATTTGGCTTTAAGCTTCGACACGGGAAACCTGGTACCGGCACGGATGTTGTCAGAGGTCCGGAAGCCAAGCCCACCTTCGATTAACCAAGTATCCGAACACTCGGACAAGCCGCAGTCTCGCCGGGCGCCGTGTGTCCAACTGTCGTTTGTTTACATAACATCAACATGGACCAAAAGCCAGAAACGGCCGAAGGCGACTCGGCAACCTGTGTGGGCACATGCGCAATGGGGAATCCCCCTGCTCCTTTTGGGTGGCATCCTTTGGGTGCCCAGTTTTGGGAGCCTGCAACTGTTGCTTCGTATTGCTGATTGCACTGGCAACTGACACTAATCCAATCTGGCCGAATCAGCTGCGGAACGAGCTGCAATCCCAATTGGTGCCACTAATTGCGAGCAGGACACAAAGGCAGCGCCAATGGATTTAATTTGCAGTCAGACAAATTGCACAACTTGGTCAAAACAATTGCCAGCAGttacgagtacgagtatatggtCAGCAGGGTGTACGAGTACACTTTCCCCAGCGGTGGAATTCAATTACACTTGGCGGACTGTCGACTGTCGACTGTCAACGGGAGTAATAAAAGTTATCGAAGCGAAACAGTTGGACATGTACGTAAATCctttaaaatgtaatcaaatTTGAAAAGCTTTCGAGCACGTGACTCAATGGCCGCTATTAAAGCCTCGCCAAGTAAATTGACTGTGAGGAAGCTGCGATTTGAGTGGCGTGGGATGGCCGGGCTACACGGATTCCGACCGATAAGAGACCGCTAATCCCCCAGACGTGCACTTATCAGCGAAGCAAACAcatcccactcccactcccacttccactttccCTGCAACCAAAAACGCCATATTCTGAAGGACTTATCCCACTGCCGCTTAATACAGGAAACGAAAAGGGTGGGAGCCAGTCATCCCCCAATGCAACAAATGGCAGTGGCAGAGCGGATATAGAACACAATAAGAAGTGGAAACACAAGTGGAAAGCACTAAATAGTTGCAGCAGTGGCCGGAGTTGCAGGACGAAGGATAAACTGGAGAAAAAGCTGCAGCCGAGTGCCAAAGTTCACACCAACCCCATTGGGGAATCCGAAGAAAAACCGAGCTGGGATAAGGATAATAATGCGGGAGTAAAACAAATATACGTTGATCTCTGGCAAAGGGTatgtggcaaaaaaaatgtgtgtggcGCACAGGAAATGGAATCAAATCGCCatacaagaaaacaaaatactgcaaatCCCCTTAATGTAAGCAAAATGGGCACGTGACCAGAAAGAAGGAAGCAATAAGGATGTGGGGTTAAGTCCAAGCTCTGGACAACAAATTGCCGCACAAAAGTAATCCTGGCATTTTGCAGATAGTTGCATCTCGGACAATAGGAAAGCAATTTGAGAGGTGGCTTTGTACcattaaaatagaaaataaaacagaatTGTGCATCATTTTCGCCATAAAAGGACCAGCACTAAACGCCCTTTCCCTATCCCCAGACTTGAGTCATTCTGCCGCATTTGAATAGCTGTCAAATCAAACCAATCTTAAGAGCAATCTGAAGTGGAGCAAGTATAAAATGAAAGATGAGATTCTCATTTCCGCAGCCACGTTTCCCTTATTGCTCACTTGTGGATATATGATATTTAAACTGCTTGAAATGTGATTAATCCAAGCAGCtttcatatattttctaaatcaATCATCTAGTTTATGCCTTACAACTCTATGTTCCTCATGTTTCTTCATTCCTTCGTACGGCCTTGTATTTGGCACTGAACTTTTCCAGAATTTTCCTGCCCAGACGACGGGAATGCTCTGCCATTTGGCGCAAATCCAGCTGTGTTTTCTTGTGGCTTTTGAGCTTCTTTTTTCGGAGGCACATCCTGGTCTGATTTAAATCCCCACTAAGGTCACCTTGGCGAGCCCTCAACTCGAAGGAATTGGGCCCGATTCCTGGCCTATAAGCAACCAAGTACCGCCTGCCGTCTTGAACGTCATAGAATCTGGTCGTGCAGCGCATCTCTGCGGCCAAATGTTGCACGATGGCCTCTTGTAGTACAGACATGGGCCTAAAGTCTATGAATCTGCGCTTGCTGGCGAGGAAGCGCCGCAATCGTCGCAGGATCACATCTGCCCTAAGGACATGCTCCTTTAAGTCCGCAAAGTCAAGTGGCCCCAGATTTTTCTCAGCATGCAAGGAGGAAACCAACTGGCGAAGGGTTCGCTTGGACTGGATTCCTGGTTGGTTATCAGGCGGAATGCAATTGTAGTTGTGCTCGATGTGGATAAGTCGGATGAGACTGCTGAGCGGTCTGGGAACTGAAATATCTCGAAAAGTATCTGTAAAGGTGCTGATCAAAAGACCTTAATGTTCTTCACCTACCTATATTGTATTCATTAGTTTGAAGAATCTCTTTAAGCTGCTTAGTCATGCTCAGAGattttgcaactttttttCAGTCGAACAAGTTATGAAGTCTAAAATCTCAAACTTTCCAGATTTTCACGCAGCTTATGGATACTTAAAGAGAGCCCAACTTATCCCAAACtcttatttgaatttaatgtaAACTTTGTTCAGAATTGTTACTGCCGAAATTGGGTTCGCTCACTTTTCTCCTCACAGCTGCATCAGATGACTAAGTAAAGGGCTGCACAACAGGAATCAACTTTTTGGGAACCTTGGAAACCCTATTTCGCAAAGGTGACAACCCAAAAAAGAGCGCTGCCAGTTGCTTTATCGAAACAAAGGAAAGTGCAAAACTGCATGTTGCATGCCACTTTTATTGCCCAATTCGCCAGCAGTCAGGATATTATTAGGGCCAAGCCAAACAGAAATCAAAGTTTTAGAGCCCCGGAAAAGTGAGTCCTGCAAATTGTTGGACGGACGCTCCCCTTGAAAAACTGCGCCTCCGGGGTGTCGGAAGTGACGGGAAACTTTCgtggccagcagcaggagcagcacatCCCTGGCCAGATGAACCAACCACAGCAGCCAGTGGCCATCAACAGTCATCCAGTTTTATGGTATATAGGCGTCCGACGAGGATAAGCTCAAAGGATGCCACTTTTGTATGAGACGACAAGTCGAAGTCGGAAACTTCTTTGCTGAAAGATTTTATTGCTTTCAGCCGTTTGCATGTGTCCCCATTTCGGATTTTGGGGATTGCTTGGACAACCCGCAATCCTCCTCCGCGAAGTTGGCCTAAAGTAAATCAAGCGTGACGCTTTGTTTTCCCTTGATTTAGTTTTATGGGCCTGCATCGGACGTAATTGAATTATGCAAGTTGGCACCGAGTTTATTAACATTCGATCGCaaaggggaaaatgggggaaaggAGCAGAAAAGATATGATGACACGGATGAAAGATAGCACCAGGAGAGTGGATACAGGATACAGGATACGGGCGGACTCAGACATGGTTACGCTTTTTAGTGGTGATATTTGAATATCAAATGATTCCGCACAACTCGCGATGAAATGAATTGgaaaatatgtgtatgtactGATAAGGGAACCCCAAATCCCGCCACATCATGCAAATGGGTATTGGGATGACAGCAGGATGTAAACCGTATTGAAATGATAATCTTTTTATCTGCCGAATGGAGACCATAGCATTGCACTACCAGGAATCAGGCTGCGAAAAACTGCCTCGGAAAACCAATGGTAAGCTCTTTTCCAATATTGCGGACCAATAATTAATATATGAGTAACCATGGCCGACGAATGAGAGCCAGTTTGTTGATATTTGCGGAAAATCTGTGAACTGAGTGCGAGCTTCGTATATAGGACACTCAGTTTCGGAAACTTCATTGAAGGGTCCTCCGATGCACTGGCAGTTGCATCTGCAGAGTCCTCGAATTACAGTTTCATGAGCTGTCCGATGAGGTGGGTGAAAAAGTAGAGAGGTTGCAGCTGATTCCGAATGTATTTCCGAACCGAAACCAGtgacaaattgaattcaaaagCGTTCGAATTGCATCTGCATCTCCACTACCCCTTTTACTCCATTCCCCATCCAAAAGCGATGCGGGTAGAGAACATCCGAGAGCTGTTTGTGTCCTGTCGAGTTGAGTTGTGTTGCGTTGTGTTCGACAAGGACTAAGCTGCATCAGGCGATTCCGAGTAAGTGGCTATTGCAACTCACGCATCACCACCCAGGCTTACAAATGTCAAAAGATATCGTAATTCGCATCAACAGGAGAGATGCTTCACCGATATGCTACCGAACCGATTCACAAAGCCAACAGAATACTTCGTTCGATTGCTGCAGTCATCAGCAATGGAACAATGCACTTAACCAGGCCCCAGGACACGCTTTCCACACTCTCCCCTCGCCTCCTGGGGAAACTTCGATGGCACGTCGAAAAGTTGCCTAAAAATGCTCACGTCCCAGGCACGTGACCAAAATGTTTGGCCATAAACaaggaaaatatgaaaatgaagagCCGAGCTCGGCAAATAAAGGAAACGAGGAAATCAGGAGGAGGAAGTTTGCAGCTCGGAGTTCGGAGTCGGTAATCGGGTTGATATATTTATCCTGGCTGAAAGTTCGCTGGAAACCTCTTCAAAAATTCATCAAGGAGCAGCGCTCAAGTTGACTTCAGCTGAGTTTGGTTCGTCCTTCTTCGCTCCTTTCTGCGGGTGTGGACATTAACCCCAATTGGCTAAATGGCTCATTAGGTCAGTGGGGGAGCTCTTTCTTGTTCCTGGAGTTCCAAAGGAAATGGAGAAACAgaaccagaaacagaaacagaaacaaacgcAAGCGAATTGCACTGCTGCGTGGTCAGTTATAATTAGGGACATTCGCATTCGGAGCTTTACGAGCGAGCGATTAAGCGAAAGGATACGAGGGAAACACCCAGTAGGGAGTACTGGGATGACCAAGGCCAAGGACACGGGAATACCCACTCCACCTCGGACTTACattcaatattattaattgAGAACGTGGTGTGTCTATCTGAACCCTAGGAACGTAAATATATCGCTTACAGGCTTCTGTCCAATTGGAAAGTGGCCAAAGTCATGTCCAGGACGTTTGTTTAGGAGCCGTTAAGGGAGCGGTTGTGAAAACGAAAGGTGTATCCTCCTCATTGGGCTTTGCGGTACTGTGGAGTTGATTAATTGGCCATAAACCAAACGATTATCATCCAAATTCAATGGTTGATGGGTAGGTGAGGAATGCCTAAACCCCACTCCAATCCATCCCAGTTCATCATATCTCTCCCCTTTCGAAGTTCGAGTACCAGACATCGCTGTGGATTAGCCAGGATGTGGATGTCCTTCGGTTGCACGGCTGGTGCTGGGCTGATTCCCACTTGTGCGCAGGGTAACATTTCTGGTGGTCTGGAGCTCCGCTCCGATTCCATTTGCCTGGGCAACATGTACCATTATGATTGCAGAGCCCAACTTCAGCTGGTGATTTTCCCTTGAAGTTGCCCCGTAATCAAGGGGATGTGGCGAAGGGGAGGAGCGCCAGGCAGTAATTGCTTAATTTGATTACGTGCCGCCGTAAAAAGCAGAACAGGaaatttgcacacacacaagctcCGTGCTGGGTAATGAAGTTAGGATGGATGGATGCACGGCTGGATGGACGGATGGGTGGGTGGCTCCTGggctgtttggctgtttgAGTGTAAAGGTAAGTGGGGGTAAGAGAAGGTCCCCAACCGCAGCCCCCAATCCTCCCAATCGAAACAGGAGCGACTTTAAACTTTGTCGCAGACGCAAGCAACTTAATTCGTGTTTCGGCTGAGCCTTTCGCCAAATGTCGCAGGCCATTTGCCATAAACAacataacaacaaacaagATGAAGGGTAGCGGTGGGGTAAGGTCctggaaaagggaaaagggcaACAATGGCGTCAAAGGAtcgaaatgggaaatgggaaactGTTCGCTCGTGCGATAATTAGAAGCGCCCAGTGCACGCTCAATTAGAAGCTTGTAGCCCCATCCCCGTGGGTTTTCCGGGCGCAGAAGGTTGTGGGAAGTACACGGAACATGGAAAGTCTTTCTCCCGCCCTGCtgcaccacctcctcctcctatTCCCCCTGTTCTCCCTGCTCCGCGATGCAGACACGCGATGATCCGGAGCGGAGCTCGGCGTGAATGAGTCGCTGGATGGAGTGGGtgggaggggaggggaggggaggcGCAGGGCTTGAATGTCTTAATTAACTGTTAGCTGCACTCTGCGAAATCAACAGGCCATAAACGGCAACTGGAGCAGAGGGGCAGAGGGGGCAGAGTTATGGCCGTTTGGCTGTTTGCCACTAAATAATGTCGAGGACGTCGTGCCTCATATTTATGATTCGCAATTATTCTACAACGTGTGGCGGCAAATCTGCGCCGTTGCCAGAAAATTGCAGTGCAGTTGGGTTTGCGAGGGCTGGGCTATCTGATTCTGGAAACATGGAGTGTGCATAGACGGTACAGTGGAACCACGCTCACGCACACTGCTGCCAAACAAtttgcacactcacacaaatgAAAGAGAgctgttggttttttttggggcgTTTTCTATGTGGCGatgggtttttattttggcgGCAGACGAAAGTGTTGGGCAGACAAATGGGGTGACTGGGGGATAGGGGGATTGGGGGATTGGGATTAGAGGCAGGAGCCGAGGGGCGCACTATAACATGTCACTGGGCCATAAAAAAGTTTATGTCTGACATGAgccaaaaacaatttgcatatttttccaCTGGATAACAACTTAATTTAGGATACCCATAGACATTCGGGGGCGTAGCGGCTGCGTAGCCAACTGGAACGGTGGCGGCGGAGTAATTAAGCCCGCCTTGAgcggatggggatggggagcTCAGAGCACCAGGAACACAGGGAGCACAGGATGGGAATGGGAGGGTGGGGAGTGGGGAAGTGGGCCACCGTGAACTGCCAACTGCAGGGCCACTCGGGCGGATGCGCGATTTGGCTGCCTTTCGCACCTTTGTAGCCCAGCGGGTGTCGTCGCTAGATTGAAATTGCttttcacatttcacattcccatttcccattttccatttacttCTGGCTTTCTGTGCGCGTTTCCTTTCTCTCGGCTGCATTCATCGCTTTCTCCGCTCGATGGCCTTTCTTTCCGCATTTCTTTTCTCTCTCCTGGCTGCTGCAgtggaaatgcaatttatttgctgtCGCGGGCATTAAACGCGCTGCGCTGACTTTTGACTGACGCCATATTTTCCGCCACATTTGCAATATTCGCACGAGCCGAACGCTTCCGCTTCCGCTGAAACTGCCACTGGATCTTTATGGCTTGCGCCACGCCTACCGCCCTCCGTCCTCCGTGCTCCAAGTGCACCGCCCTCTCAgctttcatttttcaaaactgtcAGCTGCGAAT is part of the Drosophila yakuba strain Tai18E2 chromosome 2R, Prin_Dyak_Tai18E2_2.1, whole genome shotgun sequence genome and encodes:
- the LOC6530017 gene encoding uncharacterized protein LOC6530017 isoform X1 — translated: MTKQLKEILQTNEYNIDISVPRPLSSLIRLIHIEHNYNCIPPDNQPGIQSKRTLRQLVSSLHAEKNLGPLDFADLKEHVLRADVILRRLRRFLASKRRFIDFRPMSVLQEAIVQHLAAEMRCTTRFYDVQDGRRYLVAYRPGIGPNSFELRARQGDLSGDLNQTRMCLRKKKLKSHKKTQLDLRQMAEHSRRLGRKILEKFSAKYKAVRRNEET
- the LOC6530017 gene encoding uncharacterized protein LOC6530017 isoform X2 gives rise to the protein MTKQLKEILQTNEYNIVPRPLSSLIRLIHIEHNYNCIPPDNQPGIQSKRTLRQLVSSLHAEKNLGPLDFADLKEHVLRADVILRRLRRFLASKRRFIDFRPMSVLQEAIVQHLAAEMRCTTRFYDVQDGRRYLVAYRPGIGPNSFELRARQGDLSGDLNQTRMCLRKKKLKSHKKTQLDLRQMAEHSRRLGRKILEKFSAKYKAVRRNEET